TACCGCCTTGTATTTGATTATACCATCCTGAATGATGTGATGATGGTAGTGAAACAAAATAACTGCACCGTATTGAAACAGGATATCCAGCTTTTCTGTGAAATGGAGATAGGCATACCCAAGTCCAGCCGGGACCTTACCCTGCTACGGTTAAAGGATATCTATAACCTCGAAATAAAAAGCCTATAGTGCTTTTTTGATCTCCGCTAAAGTAACCCCGAATACTTTTTTCACAATAGGATCAAGGTGTTTATCATCCCCGCTGAGATGAATGGTGCGGTGATAATGTTCCATACTACCGCCTGGTTTTAAAGCCGCAGCAGGAGAGGAGCTTTCCAGTTCATAGAAATTACCCAGCTGTGGCTGGCCTTCAGCAGGAGGCCCATCGTTATATGCATTAATGGCATCACCATTAAAAGGAAATGCCTGTATACCCCAGGATGAATTCACATACCGCTGTGTGGTAGTAGGCATCGTGAATTGTACTATAGTCAGCAGCTTATGTGCTGCATCATAACTCCCCAGGTAATTATAACCGGCATGCTGCTTTAATCCTATCTTACTACGGTATTTCCCGTCTGCTTTAAAGTACACGATCTTTTCGTTTGCCCGTAAACGTTCCTGCGGTACTTTCCCGAAATAATTATCATTTACAGTACCGCCATTCCGTACAGGGATCATCACCGTATTATTTTCAGCTGCTACAAACATACCCAGGATCCATACGGATGGCATGCCATAAGCTGTATCCCATTTATGCTGTCCTGTATTACTGATACGGTTGGCGGAATGAAAAGCCACTGCCTGCACGCTTTTATGCAGATCAGCACCAATGTAATTCCTTACATCCCTGCGTGCTATGAGTGTAATAGTTCGGGTGGCTTTGATATCAAACACATGGCCTTTGTAATTGGTGAGTTGCATATCCCGCTCAAAGGTAACAGCACCCTTTGTTTTGGAGATCAGTTTAAATGCTTCCGTATCCAATGCCGCAGGTACCTGCCAGTGGGCAAGATCAAATGGATCCCCCGGTGCAAAATAGAAACTGTTCTGGCTGCCTTCCGGTCCCAGCCAGAATCTATCCTCACCACCATATGCATTAATATGAGCTTGTGTTTTCTCTGATGCAATCAGATCATGGTTCAGCCAGCCAAGACTTCTTCCATCATCACCTGCTGCAGTACTGGTCATCACTCTTCCCTGCCAGGCCGGTACAATTGCAATCGCTGCTTTGCTGGTACTATCCGTTAATACCACCGTTTCCACATATTCTTTCAGGAATGCAACATCCGCCCCGAAATTATCGGGCCGGGTGATCATTTCTTTCTTATCTGGCTGCTGGGCCTGCTCCTGTTGCTGAATACGCTGGCCGCAGGCCATCAAAAACAGGGCGCCATAGAGGATGCATTTTCTCATGATATGGTAATGTCCGGCGGAATAATTCACAATTATAGAATTTAAATTTCAATTCAGCTAGCTGTTCAATCGTTCTCCTGGCGATCATTATTTTGTTTCGCGGGATTGATCATTTAATTTTCTTTCCTGAATGCTAAAAAATATTTGCAGGATTCAATCTGTTTCCTATTTTTGCAATCCCAAAACGGGAAAGCGCGGAAGTAGCTCATTTGGTAGAGCACGACCTTGCCAAGGTCGGGGTGGCCGGTTCGAGCCCGGTCTTCCGCTCAAAAACAAAAAGCCTGGTTGATCGTCAACCGGGCTTTTCTGCGTTCAGGGAAAGGCATTCCTATACCTTAGATAGGCTTGACATAGGCTCAAGATAGGGGTAGATAAGTTCTTTCATAGCTTTGAGGATATAAAAAAGCCGCACTCAGCGAGCGCGGCTTTCAACATATCGTTCTGAAAAGATTATTTATACTTCGGTTCGTATAAGGAACTTTCATTTACCTGCACCTTAGGTTTACCCTTGTAACGGTGTTGCCACAGCTTAAAGGAACCGCCCACCAGAAAAGCCACAATACAGGCTAATTTTACATAAAACAGGAAACGGGAGGAAGACACCCAGTCACGGGTAAAATCATTCGTATTTTCAACTGTATGCGCCATATAGATTTTTTTCGTGTCACAAACTTACAAAGTAAATCCACAATGTCCAAATATGTAAATAAAATCTATAATTGTTGCCCGCTGAAAATCAGGATGGATAAGGGCTGTGTGATCACTGGCTGATAAAAATCACTTTTTCAGCTGTGTCAGTTCGTTAAATTTTTGCTTGTTGAGGAAGTAATACCGCCAGATCATGATTCCATGAAAAACACCTTTCAGATCGTATAACCGTTTACGCGGAAATACATCCTGCAGTTTCTTCTCTTCCGTACGGCGCCATCGGTAATAATCCCGGTAAGCGCGGAAAATAGCCATCATGTCTCTCGGTTTGCCGGAAACAAGACTTTTAAAAGCCGCCAGGAGGTCTAAAAAGTGCCTTTGGGAAAGAATGATCCATTGCTCTTTAAAATGGAGGTTTTTGCAGAGCATGATCAGGTTATTGCGGAAATTCAGGTACAGTTTACGGGGATTACCCTGTGGCAGGCTGCCGCCGCCCACGTGGTAAACAACAGATTGCGGGCAGTAAGTGATCCTGTAGCCGGCACGCTGCAGCCTCCAGCAAAGGTCCACTTCTTCCATATGGGCAAAGAAATAAGGATCAAAACCACCCACTTCAAAGAAATATTTGGAACGGATGAAGAGTGCAGCGCCTGTAGCCCAGAAAATATCCTGCGGATCGTCATACTGGCCTTTATCCGTTTCAATGGTGTAAAGGATCCTGCCACGGCAGAAAGTATAACCCAGGATGTCCATCCAGCCGCCGGCGGCACCGGCATATTCAAAATCTTCCCGGTCCTGGTAGCCCCTGAGTTTAGGCTGGCAGGCTGCAATGAGCGGGTCCTGCTGCATTTGCGCGATCACGGGATTGATCCAGTCCGGCTCTACTTCCACATCCTGGTTCAGGAGAACAAAGATATCCGCCTGCACATGTTTCAGGGCCTCGTTGTAACCACCTGCAAAACCTGCATTGCTGGCATTACGAATGATCTTAACTTGCGGAAAATCAGATGTTACATAAGCCAGGCTGTCGTCTGTAGAAGCATTATCCGCCACATAGATCTCCAGGTTGTCATACCGGGATGCACAAACGGATGGCAGAAAGCGTTCCAGGAAAGCTTTTCCATTCCAGTTTAATATAACCACAGCTACCGAGGGCAATACCTGCAAAAGAGATCCGTTTTATCCGTGACGAAATATTTTTTAGCAGTTGCAAATATGCAACATTGCCTCCGAATATTATTAATTTAGTTGATAGTTAACAGTCCTTTGATTGTGGCTTTACTTAAACAAACAGATGTTTAAACAGTACATTGGTTGGAAGTTTACGTTGATTTCGGTAGCAGTGGTCATTATTGTGACCACTATCTGGTTCGTCAACAGCCTTACGGAAAAAATACAGCAGGAGGAAACAAAGAAAGTAGCTACCTGGGTGGAAGCCTACCGGGAACTATTGCAGGCTTCTCCGGATGCGAACCTCAACCTGGTAGGGGAGATCATCACCACCAATACCACCATCCCCATGATCCTCACAGATGATCATGGTACCATCATTGACCACCGGAATTTTGATTCCTCTAAGGTCGTTGGCCAATCTACTTTCCTGGATGAGCAGCTGCGTTCTTTTAAGAAACAGCATCCGCCCTTTATCATGGCCATTGATGCACATTCTAACAACTATATCTATTATGGCGATTCCCTGATCCTCAAACAGATACGTTACTACCCCTACATCCAGTTACTGGTAGTGACTTTGTTCATTGGTATTGTATTATTTGCATTGTCTTCTACCAATAGGGCCACGCAAAACCTGGTATGGGTGGGTATGGCGAAGGAAACTGCCCATCAGCTGGGTACCCCTTTATCTTCCATGGAGGCCTGGTTGGAGATCCTGAAAGAAAAGGAAGAGAACGAACCCCTGGCCAATGAACTGGCCAAAGATGTGAACCGCCTGAAACTGATTTCAGACAGGTTCTCGAAAATAGGCAGTGTGCCTAACCTGGAAGAATGTAACCTCGTAGCCCAGATAGACAATATGGTGGCCTATATCCGGAAAAGGGCACCACAGAAAGTAACCCTCTCCCTGCAATCTGCTGAACAGGAAGTAAGCGCCATGATCTCACCACCGCTGTTTGACTGGGTGGTAGAGAACCTGCTGAAAAATGCACTGGATGCCATGGAAGGAAAAGGAAGTATTACCGTAGTAATAGAAAACCATCCCGCACATATAACAGTAGATGTAACGGATACCGGAAAAGGCATCCCGAAAGCCTTCCATGATAAAATTTTCCACCCCGGTTTCAGTACAAAAAAGAGAGGCTGGGGATTGGGCCTATCCCTTGCCAAACGGATCATTCAGGACTATCACAAAGGCCGTTTATCCGTGAAATGGTCAGAGGTGAATAAGGGTACAACCTTCCGGATTTGGCTGCGAAAATGAAAATATATTTGCTTATATTTAAAAAGGCTTTATTTTTGCACACCTTATAACGCTGCGGAGGTGGCGAAATTGGTAGACGCGCTACTTTGAGGTGGTAGTGCCTGAAAGGGCTTGGGAGTTCGAATCTCCTCTTCCGCACCATCAAATTAGAAGGAGTTATTTCTTAACAGAAATAGCTCCTTTGTATTTTAGACCTATCCTGGTCAATTGAAGATCAGCATTCCCCAACTTGTTAAATTCTATGTAATATTCTCCCACTTCAAAAAAAGTCATCAACTGTTGATTAAATTCGGATCCTGGTTAAAACATCAAAATCATTGACCCATGATATCCTGTTTTAGAAAGCTACTCTCCATCATTTTTCTTTTAGTCAGTGTTTCAACCTTTGCAAATGATTCCTCCTATGTCAAATTCAACTTTGTTGATTCGTTATCCACCGGAAAATTCGGGATCACAATCTATGACGGCATTCAGGAACATCGTATAAACCCTCAAAATATAAGGGCCTGGCATGGGGAACTATTCGCTCCGTATGGACTTATTGTCATAGCCTACGAAGCTACAGATACCAACTTTATTGTAAGGAAGGCTTTTTTTGAAAAAGGCTCCTCGGAAGTATTCCTGATCGCTTCTCCCATAGCGGGACAGCACTATTCCATTGATGAAAGATCATCCATAAATATTATCCCATACAGTAAAATGGGAGGAGCTGCATATGATGCATTCACAAAGGAAAAAATTGATGCCTTTAATACTTTCTATCATAAGAACAAAAATAGTCTCGGGAGAGACACCCTTCTTGTCAAAAGGGCCTTTGCGTTGGCAGACTCGGTAAGGCTTAAGAAAATGGAATTTATCAGGCAATTCCCGGAACTGTACATATCATTCTTCGCCTTTGCAACCGAAGGTTTTGCGAAAGCAAACGACCTGAGCCCAAAAGAGCTGATGGAATTTTATAACACGGTGCTCCCGGATAAATTTAAAAAGTCTAAAGCAGGCGATCATCTTGCTGGAATTATCCGGAACAAGATAGCGCTGACCTCCAAAAATAACTTTCCTGATTTTTCGGTCGTAGATATGAATGGCAACAAGATTGAACTGTCAAAGCTCAGAGGGAACTATGTGCTGATACAATTCTGGGCTTCCTGGTGTATCCCCTGTATAGCAGAAGTGCCGGATCTGAAGAAAATAAATGATAAATATGGTAGCTCGGCGTTCAAGCTTATTTCCTTCAGTATCGACAAGAGCCTTTCATCCTGCCGGAAAGCTATTGAGAAAAATGGAATGAACTGGGCGCAGGTAATGGGGGACGATCGCCTCTATAATTCGCTGGGGTACGTCTCAATACCTCAACTTTACCTGATAGACAAAACCGGGCGCACTATTTACAATAGCAAAACAATAAACGATACTGATCTAACGCTATTGAAGAAATTGCTTTCCGAGCATCTCGGTCAGTAAAGGGTTTGGCTTAAATTGTTATTATTCAATGGATTAACCTTTCAGTTTTAAAAAAAGAACCTGCCAGGAATAGCAGGTTCTTGTGAACAAAAACCATCATTAAACACATCGCTTCAAAAGTACATTTACGCATCCGCACGCCGTTCAAAAAACACCAATACTTTCTTTGCTCACACCAATAATATCTCCGGATTTCGGATGTACACGCACCGCAAAAAATCGCCTACCTTTACATATCGTTTAATCATGTGAATTATGGGAACTTCGATCACTTGTCCTAGTTGTAAA
This DNA window, taken from Chitinophaga niabensis, encodes the following:
- a CDS encoding DUF6786 family protein — translated: MRKCILYGALFLMACGQRIQQQEQAQQPDKKEMITRPDNFGADVAFLKEYVETVVLTDSTSKAAIAIVPAWQGRVMTSTAAGDDGRSLGWLNHDLIASEKTQAHINAYGGEDRFWLGPEGSQNSFYFAPGDPFDLAHWQVPAALDTEAFKLISKTKGAVTFERDMQLTNYKGHVFDIKATRTITLIARRDVRNYIGADLHKSVQAVAFHSANRISNTGQHKWDTAYGMPSVWILGMFVAAENNTVMIPVRNGGTVNDNYFGKVPQERLRANEKIVYFKADGKYRSKIGLKQHAGYNYLGSYDAAHKLLTIVQFTMPTTTQRYVNSSWGIQAFPFNGDAINAYNDGPPAEGQPQLGNFYELESSSPAAALKPGGSMEHYHRTIHLSGDDKHLDPIVKKVFGVTLAEIKKAL
- a CDS encoding glycosyltransferase family 2 protein, with protein sequence MQVLPSVAVVILNWNGKAFLERFLPSVCASRYDNLEIYVADNASTDDSLAYVTSDFPQVKIIRNASNAGFAGGYNEALKHVQADIFVLLNQDVEVEPDWINPVIAQMQQDPLIAACQPKLRGYQDREDFEYAGAAGGWMDILGYTFCRGRILYTIETDKGQYDDPQDIFWATGAALFIRSKYFFEVGGFDPYFFAHMEEVDLCWRLQRAGYRITYCPQSVVYHVGGGSLPQGNPRKLYLNFRNNLIMLCKNLHFKEQWIILSQRHFLDLLAAFKSLVSGKPRDMMAIFRAYRDYYRWRRTEEKKLQDVFPRKRLYDLKGVFHGIMIWRYYFLNKQKFNELTQLKK
- a CDS encoding sensor histidine kinase; its protein translation is MFKQYIGWKFTLISVAVVIIVTTIWFVNSLTEKIQQEETKKVATWVEAYRELLQASPDANLNLVGEIITTNTTIPMILTDDHGTIIDHRNFDSSKVVGQSTFLDEQLRSFKKQHPPFIMAIDAHSNNYIYYGDSLILKQIRYYPYIQLLVVTLFIGIVLFALSSTNRATQNLVWVGMAKETAHQLGTPLSSMEAWLEILKEKEENEPLANELAKDVNRLKLISDRFSKIGSVPNLEECNLVAQIDNMVAYIRKRAPQKVTLSLQSAEQEVSAMISPPLFDWVVENLLKNALDAMEGKGSITVVIENHPAHITVDVTDTGKGIPKAFHDKIFHPGFSTKKRGWGLGLSLAKRIIQDYHKGRLSVKWSEVNKGTTFRIWLRK
- a CDS encoding TlpA family protein disulfide reductase; its protein translation is MISCFRKLLSIIFLLVSVSTFANDSSYVKFNFVDSLSTGKFGITIYDGIQEHRINPQNIRAWHGELFAPYGLIVIAYEATDTNFIVRKAFFEKGSSEVFLIASPIAGQHYSIDERSSINIIPYSKMGGAAYDAFTKEKIDAFNTFYHKNKNSLGRDTLLVKRAFALADSVRLKKMEFIRQFPELYISFFAFATEGFAKANDLSPKELMEFYNTVLPDKFKKSKAGDHLAGIIRNKIALTSKNNFPDFSVVDMNGNKIELSKLRGNYVLIQFWASWCIPCIAEVPDLKKINDKYGSSAFKLISFSIDKSLSSCRKAIEKNGMNWAQVMGDDRLYNSLGYVSIPQLYLIDKTGRTIYNSKTINDTDLTLLKKLLSEHLGQ